A region of Oryzias latipes chromosome 18, ASM223467v1 DNA encodes the following proteins:
- the caap1 gene encoding caspase activity and apoptosis inhibitor 1 — protein MLKKKSSNSEKKRKHHCSEERHEGIKRRSSESHREDSKDELADLDLDRVGSDIEEGGLDLSLPFKPIMAYIGNKREMLEQCFRVLGEKKLQKMLPDELKECSVKEIQELCWEQLEPIPEENLIQILAGEDLLSGRENSEGSLESQQDNIVDSTSYHKETTKTEDHKQEVGGTGEESDVLCINAYDSDIEAPKEEPSTKPACDKAAGSQKPLAGSQKPLAGSQKPLAWSQKTLAEPRPKKDILSDIDKSVSEILSLSSASSTDASTDRSAPPSGIGDATPSGPPPCGDPTVCRPSAQQLELLELEMRARAIKALMKASDGKQRCLPTTI, from the exons ATGCTCAAAAAGAAATCGAGCAATAGcgagaaaaaaaggaagcacCATTGCTCGGAAGAACGGCACGAGGGCATCAAACGGAGAAGCTCCGAGTCTCACCGAGAG GACTCCAAAGATGAGCTGGCTGACCTGGATCTAGACCGGGTCGGCAGTGACATCGAAGAAGGCGGCCTGGACCTCAGCCTGCCCTTCAAGCCCATCATGGCTTACATCGGCAACAAGAGGGAGATGCTGGAGCAGTGCTTCCGCGTGCTGGGAGAGAagaagctgcagaagatgcTGCCCGACGAGCTGAAG GAGTGCAGTGTAAAGGAAATCCAGGAGCTGTGCTGGGAGCAGCTGGAGCCCATCCCAGAGGAGAACCTCATTCAGATTTTGGCGG GGGAGGATCTGCTGAGTGGCCGTGAAAACTCTGAAGGAAGCCTTGAAAGCCA gcAAGATAACATTGTTGACTCCACATCGTACCATAAAGAAACGACAAAAACAGAAGATCATAAACAAG AAGTTGGAGGTACCGGCGAGGAGAGCGACGTCCTTTGCATCAACGCTTACGACAGCGACATCGAAGCGCCCAAAGAAGAACCGAGCACCAAACCCGCCTGCGACAAAGCTGCCGGGTCTCAGAAGCCCCTGGCCGGGTCTCAGAAGCCCCTGGCCGGGTCTCAGAAGCCCCTGGCCTGGTCTCAAAAGACCCTGGCCGAGCCCAGGCCAAAGAAAGACATCCTGAGCGACATAGACAAAAGCGTCAGTGAGATTCTATCGCTCTCTTCCGCCTCAAGCACAGACGCATCCACGGACAGGTCGGCGCCCCCTTCAGGAATCGGCGACGCGACTCCAAGCGGACCTCCTCCGTGCGGCGACCCCACTGTCTGCCGTCCGTCGGCTCAGCAGCTGGAGCTCCTGGAGCTGGAGATGAGAGCGAGGGCCATCAAGGCTTTGATGAAAGCGAGTGATGGAAAACAGCGTTGTTTACCCACTACTATTTAA